In the Sarcophilus harrisii chromosome 3, mSarHar1.11, whole genome shotgun sequence genome, one interval contains:
- the CHST2 gene encoding carbohydrate sulfotransferase 2: protein MSNSSARALPPGETPCPPAAAPRPPLLQLRPLPAGTPAAGGFSLFPQWSRCLGRRWPASPLGMKVFRRKALVLCAGYALLLLLTMLNLLDYKWHKEPPQQCRGEPPGAAQPPARPDLRSLYREPAAAAPGSAGPGPGGGGNSSGPGASSSPGPRKRQLVYVFTTWRSGSSFFGELFNQNPEVFFLYEPVWHVWQKLYPGDAVSLQGAARDMLSALYRCDLSVFQLYSPAGSGGRNLTTLGIFGAATNKVVCSSPLCPAYRKEVVGLVDDRVCKKCPPQRLALFEEECRKYRTLVIKGVRVFDVAVLAPLLRDPALDLKVIHLVRDPRAVASSRIRSRHGLIRESLQVVRSRDPRAHRMPFLEAAGHKLGARKEGLGGGPADYHALGAMEVICNSMAKTLQTALQPPDWLRGHYLVVRYEDLVGDPVKTLRRVYDFVGLLVSPEMEQFALNMTSGSGSSSKPFVVSARNATQAANAWRAALTFQQIKQVEEFCYQPMAVLGYERVNSPEEVKDLSKTLLRKPRL, encoded by the coding sequence ATGAGCAACAGTTCGGCCCGCGCTCTGCCTCCCGGAGAGACCCCCTGTCCCCCAGCGGCGGCGCCTCGGCCGCCGCTACTCCAGCTCCGGCCGCTGCCCGCCGGCACCCCGGCCGCGGGCggtttctccctcttcccccagtgGTCGAGGTGCCTGGGCCGGCGCTGGCCCGCCTCTCCGCTCGGCATGAAGGTGTTCCGCAGGAAGGCGCTGGTCCTGTGCGCGGGCTACGCGCTCCTGCTCCTGCTGACCATGCTCAACCTCCTGGACTATAAGTGGCACAAGGAGCCGCCGCAGCAGTGCCGCGGGGAGCCCCCCGGGGCCGCACAGCCCCCGGCGCGCCCCGACCTCCGCTCTCTCTACCGCGAGCCCGCAGCCGCGGCTCCGGGCAGCGCGGGGCCCGGCCCGGGGGGCGGCGGCAACAGCAGCGGCCCCGGCGCCAGCTCCAGCCCGGGCCCCCGCAAGCGCCAGCTGGTGTACGTGTTCACCACGTGGCGCTCGGGCTCGTCCTTCTTCGGAGAGCTCTTCAACCAGAACCCCGAGGTGTTCTTCCTCTACGAGCCCGTGTGGCACGTGTGGCAGAAACTGTACCCCGGCGACGCGGTGTCCCTGCAGGGCGCGGCGCGGGACATGCTGAGCGCCCTCTACCGCTGCGACCTCTCCGTCTTCCAGCTGTACAGCCCCGCGGGCAGCGGGGGGCGCAACCTGACGACGCTGGGCATCTTCGGGGCCGCCACCAACAAGGTGGTCTGCTCGTCGCCCCTGTGTCCGGCCTACCGCAAGGAGGTGGTGGGGCTGGTGGATGACCGCGTGTGCAAGAAGTGCCCGCCCCAGCGGCTGGCGCTCTTCGAGGAGGAGTGCCGCAAGTACCGCACCCTCGTCATCAAGGGCGTGCGGGTCTTCGACGTGGCCGTGCTGGCCCCGCTGCTGCGGGACCCGGCCCTGGACCTCAAGGTCATCCACCTGGTGCGGGACCCCCGGGCCGTGGCCAGCTCCCGCATCCGCTCCCGCCACGGACTCATTCGGGAGAGCCTTCAGGTGGTGCGCAGTCGGGACCCGCGGGCGCACCGCATGCCCTTCCTCGAGGCGGCGGGACACAAGCTGGGCGCCAGGAAGGAGGGCTTAGGAGGCGGGCCGGCCGACTATCACGCCTTGGGGGCCATGGAAGTCATTTGCAACAGCATGGCCAAGACCCTGCAGACGGCGCTGCAGCCCCCGGACTGGCTGCGGGGCCACTACTTGGTGGTGCGATACGAAGACCTCGTGGGAGACCCTGTCAAGACGCTGCGCAGGGTCTATGACTTCGTAGGGCTCCTGGTGAGCCCGGAGATGGAACAGTTTGCCTTGAACATGACCAGCGGCTCGGGCTCGTCTTCCAAGCCCTTCGTGGTGTCGGCTCGCAATGCCACCCAGGCAGCCAACGCCTGGAGGGCCGCCCTCACCTTCCAGCAGATCAAGCAGGTGGAGGAGTTCTGCTACCAGCCCATGGCGGTGCTGGGCTACGAGAGGGTCAACAGCCCCGAGGAGGTGAAAGACCTCAGCAAGACTCTGCTCCGGAAACCCCGGCTCTAG